From the Corallococcus caeni genome, one window contains:
- a CDS encoding AAA family ATPase — protein sequence MTQPARVLGPAPSPASARAVMERLAAQLGRAVQGKPEEVRRVVTCVVAGGHLLLEDMPGVGKTTLAEALARACALSFARIQFTADLLPADILGTQVFHAQTATFSFRPGPLFRQLVLADELNRAPPRTQSALLEGMAQGQVSLDGQTHPLPSPFTVVATQNPVDFSGTYPLPDSQLDRFLVRLSLGHPAPDVEARLLTTRGAASPLPSVEAVTGPEELASLRDFVQDVKLEAAVADYVVRLARATREHGDLERGASTRAVLALGSAARAQALWEGRDFVTPGDVRAMLVPCWAHRVLLRSAVQGVSARDEAAHLVEEIARKVAAPR from the coding sequence ATGACCCAGCCCGCTCGCGTCCTCGGACCCGCTCCCTCCCCTGCTTCCGCACGCGCGGTGATGGAGCGGCTCGCCGCCCAGCTTGGCCGCGCCGTGCAGGGCAAGCCCGAGGAGGTCCGGCGGGTCGTCACCTGCGTGGTGGCCGGCGGGCACCTGCTCCTGGAGGACATGCCCGGCGTGGGCAAGACGACGCTGGCGGAGGCGCTGGCCCGCGCGTGCGCCCTGTCCTTCGCCCGCATCCAGTTCACCGCGGACCTGCTGCCGGCGGACATCCTGGGCACGCAGGTGTTCCACGCGCAGACGGCCACCTTCTCCTTCCGGCCCGGGCCGCTGTTCCGGCAGCTGGTGCTGGCGGACGAGCTCAACCGCGCCCCGCCGCGCACCCAGTCCGCCCTCCTGGAGGGCATGGCCCAGGGCCAGGTGTCGCTGGACGGGCAGACGCATCCCTTGCCCTCGCCCTTCACCGTGGTGGCCACCCAGAACCCGGTGGACTTCTCCGGCACCTATCCCCTGCCGGACTCGCAGCTGGACCGCTTCCTCGTGCGCCTGTCGCTGGGCCACCCGGCGCCGGACGTGGAGGCGCGCCTGCTCACCACGCGCGGCGCGGCGTCCCCGCTGCCGTCGGTGGAGGCGGTGACGGGGCCGGAGGAGCTCGCGTCGCTGCGCGACTTCGTCCAGGACGTGAAGCTGGAAGCGGCGGTGGCGGACTACGTGGTGCGGCTGGCGCGGGCCACGCGCGAGCACGGCGACCTGGAGCGCGGCGCCTCCACGCGCGCGGTGCTGGCGCTGGGGTCCGCGGCCCGGGCCCAGGCCCTGTGGGAGGGCCGCGACTTCGTCACCCCCGGCGACGTGCGCGCCATGCTGGTGCCCTGCTGGGCGCACCGCGTGCTCTTGCGGAGCGCCGTGCAGGGCGTGTCCGCGCGGGACGAGGCGGCGCACCTGGTGGAGGAGATCGCCCGCAAGGTGGCGGCGCCCCGGTGA
- a CDS encoding transglutaminase TgpA family protein, translating into MKRPLRLRLVLRDLAAGSAFGAMAVSGQLPLWALGLFLGALVLALCDVRLVARHSRLSALGLLVAAVLLGLQLTSGAMNAVVAACSFAGLIAAQRMLSTPDAAAEGQTHLTGLLMVAGGAALSGDMTYALCLIAFGVLASLSLALGVVEAAVPDGEPVPVRAVMRPLSAGLAFAVAGAVAFFVLFPRLNWAMVGPRSAPGLGAVSSAGYSNTVRLGGAGTIKGNPRVVLRATLTPDPERDALDAYWVGRTYDTFDGMEWANVVGAKQTERQITLRPASDTLLHQRIELLPAYGARTLIALEMPSRLGNAMAHTPTGTRSSPVQLQGGGEVRFTIAAPSYTYEAYSLPPDARTGMSAGLVQAERDQLLAVPEHLDPRVARLAAQVLQGEKEPLAAARKLAAFLQRDYAYTLEQAGTPEDPLADFLFVRKAGHCEHFATALTLMLRTQGIGARLATGFYGGTRVDGGYLVRAGDAHAWTHVLVPGRGFVTVDATPPSNRTSQGSVLLEKLLAFYEAVEARWRNSVVDYSFRDQFELASALVRPPRRPAGSPANEAPSRLPPPRAWVTAAVVAFVVWRAARFASRWTGRAPTLEATRFLDRVDALLQRAHVPRMEQETLEDLTTRLARDGHPLALAMTPLTRRYLEARFGGRALREGEAEHLLATLRRALDAEAARRAVKPAGQAGPTARAS; encoded by the coding sequence GTGAAGCGCCCCTTGAGGCTGCGGCTCGTCCTGCGCGACCTGGCGGCGGGCTCCGCCTTCGGCGCGATGGCCGTGTCCGGGCAGCTCCCCCTGTGGGCGCTGGGCCTCTTCCTGGGGGCGCTGGTGCTGGCGCTGTGCGACGTGCGGCTCGTCGCGCGCCACTCGCGCCTGTCCGCGCTGGGGCTGCTGGTGGCGGCGGTGCTCCTGGGCCTCCAGCTGACGTCCGGCGCGATGAACGCGGTGGTGGCCGCGTGCTCCTTCGCGGGCCTCATCGCCGCGCAGCGGATGCTGTCCACGCCGGACGCCGCGGCGGAGGGCCAGACGCACCTGACGGGCCTGCTGATGGTGGCCGGTGGCGCGGCGCTGTCGGGCGACATGACGTACGCGCTGTGCCTCATCGCCTTCGGGGTGCTGGCCAGCCTGTCGTTGGCGCTGGGCGTGGTGGAGGCGGCGGTGCCGGACGGCGAGCCCGTGCCGGTGCGCGCGGTGATGCGGCCGCTGTCCGCGGGCCTGGCGTTCGCGGTCGCCGGCGCGGTGGCCTTCTTCGTCCTCTTCCCGCGCCTCAACTGGGCCATGGTGGGGCCGCGCTCGGCGCCGGGCCTGGGCGCGGTGAGCAGCGCGGGCTACTCCAACACCGTGCGGCTGGGCGGCGCGGGCACCATCAAGGGCAACCCGCGCGTGGTGCTGCGCGCCACGCTCACGCCGGATCCGGAGCGCGACGCGCTGGACGCCTACTGGGTGGGCCGCACCTACGACACCTTCGACGGCATGGAGTGGGCGAACGTCGTCGGCGCGAAGCAGACCGAGCGGCAGATCACCCTGCGCCCCGCCAGCGACACGCTCCTGCACCAGCGCATTGAGCTTTTGCCCGCCTACGGCGCCCGCACGCTCATCGCCCTGGAGATGCCCTCGCGCCTGGGCAACGCCATGGCCCACACGCCCACCGGCACCCGGAGCAGCCCCGTGCAGCTCCAGGGCGGCGGCGAGGTGCGCTTCACCATCGCCGCGCCGTCGTACACCTACGAGGCCTACAGCCTGCCCCCTGACGCCAGGACGGGCATGTCCGCCGGCCTGGTTCAGGCGGAGCGCGACCAGCTCCTGGCGGTGCCGGAGCACCTGGATCCGCGCGTGGCCCGGCTCGCGGCGCAGGTGCTCCAGGGGGAGAAGGAGCCGCTGGCCGCGGCGCGCAAGCTCGCGGCCTTCCTGCAGCGGGACTACGCGTACACGCTGGAGCAGGCAGGCACCCCGGAGGATCCGCTGGCGGACTTCCTCTTCGTGCGCAAGGCGGGGCACTGCGAGCACTTCGCCACCGCGCTCACGCTGATGCTGCGCACCCAGGGCATCGGGGCGCGGCTCGCCACGGGCTTCTACGGCGGCACGCGCGTGGACGGCGGCTACCTGGTTCGCGCGGGGGACGCGCACGCGTGGACGCACGTGCTCGTGCCGGGGCGGGGCTTCGTCACCGTGGACGCGACGCCGCCGTCGAACCGCACGAGCCAGGGCTCCGTGCTGCTGGAGAAGCTGCTCGCCTTCTATGAAGCGGTGGAGGCGCGCTGGCGCAACTCCGTCGTCGACTACTCCTTCCGAGACCAGTTCGAGCTGGCGAGCGCCCTGGTCCGCCCGCCGCGCCGCCCGGCCGGGTCCCCCGCGAACGAAGCCCCCAGCCGCCTGCCCCCACCGCGCGCGTGGGTGACGGCCGCCGTCGTGGCCTTCGTCGTCTGGCGCGCGGCCCGCTTCGCCTCCCGCTGGACGGGCCGCGCCCCCACGCTGGAGGCCACGCGCTTCCTCGACCGGGTGGACGCGCTGCTCCAGCGCGCCCACGTGCCGCGCATGGAACAGGAGACGCTGGAGGACCTGACCACGCGCCTGGCGCGCGACGGCCACCCGCTGGCGCTGGCGATGACACCCCTCACCCGCCGCTACCTGGAGGCCCGCTTCGGCGGCCGGGCCCTGCGTGAGGGGGAGGCCGAGCACCTGCTCGCCACCCTGCGCCGCGCGCTGGACGCCGAAGCCGCCCGCCGCGCCGTGAAGCCGGCCGGCCAGGCAGGCCCTACCGCCCGCGCATCCTGA
- a CDS encoding DUF58 domain-containing protein, producing the protein MKAPARPSFKARLRAFLRPPRTLSVTKTGRTYLVVTFGVGLGALNTGNNLLYLLLGLLLSMVVVSGVLSERCLRDLTVRRVGADAAFAREPFAYRWAVSRKAGHGFALTFSEDLSPLTGTGKLGHLHAGKEHIVRADLAAPHRGPVSLSGVRVTTTWPLGLFAKTRVFSLEGMLLVYPRRGYACKEPGPAEKGPRGEAGSPRHLDGTGDVAGLRELAANEDARRIHWLKSAAAGRLLKVEREREERRVWKLALETGLTGDALERRCEEVAAQAHQLLDAGHEVGLQLPERTLRPAAGASQERRILQALAWVGFEDADAGADSREAA; encoded by the coding sequence GTGAAGGCCCCCGCCCGTCCCTCCTTCAAGGCGCGGCTGCGCGCCTTCCTCCGTCCGCCGCGCACGCTGTCGGTGACGAAGACGGGCCGCACGTACCTGGTGGTGACGTTCGGCGTGGGGCTGGGCGCGCTCAACACGGGCAACAACCTGCTCTACCTGCTGCTGGGCCTGCTGCTCAGCATGGTGGTGGTGTCCGGCGTGCTGTCGGAGCGCTGCCTGCGCGACCTGACGGTGCGCCGGGTGGGCGCGGACGCGGCCTTCGCGCGCGAGCCCTTCGCCTACCGCTGGGCGGTGTCGCGCAAGGCGGGCCACGGCTTCGCGCTGACGTTCTCCGAGGACCTCTCCCCGCTCACCGGCACCGGGAAGCTGGGGCACCTGCACGCAGGCAAGGAGCACATCGTCCGGGCGGACCTGGCCGCGCCCCACCGGGGCCCCGTGAGCCTGTCCGGCGTGCGCGTCACCACGACGTGGCCCCTGGGCCTGTTCGCCAAGACGCGCGTGTTCTCCCTGGAGGGGATGCTGCTCGTGTACCCGCGCCGGGGCTACGCCTGCAAGGAGCCGGGGCCCGCGGAGAAGGGCCCGCGCGGAGAGGCGGGCAGCCCGCGCCACCTGGACGGCACCGGTGACGTCGCGGGCCTGCGCGAGCTTGCCGCGAACGAGGACGCGCGCCGCATCCACTGGCTGAAGAGCGCCGCGGCGGGGCGCCTGCTGAAGGTGGAGCGCGAGCGCGAGGAGCGCCGCGTCTGGAAGCTCGCGCTGGAGACGGGCCTCACGGGCGACGCGCTGGAGCGCCGCTGCGAGGAGGTCGCCGCCCAGGCGCACCAGCTGCTGGACGCAGGGCACGAGGTCGGCCTCCAGCTCCCGGAGCGCACGCTGCGCCCGGCGGCGGGGGCCTCGCAGGAGCGCCGCATCCTCCAGGCGCTCGCGTGGGTGGGCTTCGAGGACGCGGACGCTGGGGCGGACTCCCGGGAGGCCGCGTGA
- a CDS encoding RNA polymerase factor sigma-32, whose product MQASTEQSSNSGSLAMYLSEINQYSLLKVEEEQELARRFIKGDLAAGHRLVTSNLRFVVKVSYEYRSYGIKMSDLIQEGNIGLMKAVQKFDPDKGIRLISYAVWWIRAYIQNYILKSWSLVKLGTTQAQRKLFFSLARTRRELEKLGSGEAVVNVDEIARKLHVKPGEVREMEQRMGGRDLSLDAPMGEDGGNSHVDFVVSAAAPQDDEFADKEEAGLINNRVRTALMRLDPRERFIIEQRVMNERPMTLKELGEHFGFSRERARQLEIRAKDKLKSELAALMAEVDPETLAAQG is encoded by the coding sequence ATGCAGGCTTCGACCGAGCAGTCGTCCAACTCCGGCTCCCTCGCGATGTACCTCTCGGAGATCAACCAGTACTCGCTCCTGAAGGTGGAGGAGGAGCAGGAGCTGGCGCGCCGGTTCATCAAGGGAGACCTGGCCGCGGGTCACCGGCTGGTGACCAGCAACCTGCGCTTCGTGGTGAAGGTCTCCTACGAGTACCGCTCCTACGGCATCAAGATGTCGGACCTCATCCAGGAGGGGAATATCGGCCTGATGAAGGCGGTGCAGAAGTTCGATCCGGACAAGGGCATCCGCCTCATCTCGTACGCGGTGTGGTGGATCCGCGCGTACATCCAGAACTACATCCTGAAGAGCTGGTCGCTGGTGAAGCTTGGGACCACGCAGGCGCAGCGCAAGCTGTTCTTCAGTCTGGCGCGCACGCGCCGGGAGCTGGAGAAGCTGGGCAGCGGCGAGGCCGTGGTGAACGTGGATGAGATTGCCCGCAAGCTCCATGTGAAGCCGGGCGAGGTCCGGGAGATGGAGCAGCGCATGGGCGGCCGGGATTTGTCCCTGGACGCGCCCATGGGCGAGGACGGCGGCAACAGCCACGTGGACTTCGTGGTGAGCGCCGCGGCGCCCCAGGACGACGAGTTCGCGGACAAGGAGGAGGCGGGCCTCATCAACAACCGCGTCCGCACCGCCCTCATGCGCCTGGATCCGCGCGAGCGCTTCATCATCGAGCAGCGCGTGATGAACGAGCGCCCCATGACGCTCAAGGAGCTGGGCGAGCACTTCGGCTTCTCCCGCGAGCGCGCGCGCCAGCTGGAGATCCGCGCCAAGGACAAGCTCAAGTCGGAGCTGGCCGCCCTCATGGCGGAGGTGGATCCGGAGACGCTGGCCGCCCAGGGCTGA